The Gadus macrocephalus chromosome 20, ASM3116895v1 genome includes a region encoding these proteins:
- the LOC132448173 gene encoding filamin A-interacting protein 1-like, protein MTLNWNRSKMADQNHIGIKCDNSIQHLNNAPRGCGGRDTKESSKGRKLGKELHREDLLCLLSMLEGELQARDEVITVLKAQMTDAALLEAHYAFRGPEKVIRALRRDSLQAQKDQLQDVYEKPMAELDHLEEAHRRTSRRMLRQLVEVERSHSGALSRLEEQEEMHRSFIQKSDDLTTLLEQDRERLKLLIVKEKEYRERKEEDDEREVLVLKDELTALKQFALLVVKEQQSLREELEAEGRRVRELTDITDHARRELSATHSRAREEELRALQLEAELRDQASVYSQTQEAMTAKLADKDAQKQQLRQRLANLSRQLDELGGTRAALRRAEEELVELRERVRWAEDGDEGGAGTASLLSEVDGLRRRVLEMEGKDEELNRMGDQCRDLDRRLGREMSQSRSLKAEVDKLNGRISQLDKLEEALVKSRQECSTLRGSQDREKSLSKQLCSELDTLRIRVRELEVAERQLENSEVAVKQDLSKLRALTVVLVEDRKSMSERLRQASEKLGMEKDQQNEQNSLITMTEKLKEEMQQALRTKADLEAKIRDIVKGKDELQTRLHTEEGKNRELQSKVNTMRRRMQVVEDKSEKVTKENGMDINEPLTHNSNHFDQTDNNKTAEMSQEVERLRRKLLEKEVVESELMKAEEDFESLELRFRKEQERSKALTQELGEAKRELSRFQLAEKQEVNQEHALLRRLQQEQVRSRLLGREVDSLKDKLQKLLGTDESISKVQMDHSTLQRKLSLQEAKNRELAREMEELTNELERYRHFSKSLRPGVNGRRFSDLHQSTKEVQTEQPASQPPDYRHPVPFAHDEKVIEQSDDEDLNPNEDEILDISGSLQYNNTKSLYPTNYNVRRYSSNSASDTEEFVYGNPVKDMVVTQTPGQPVHIKVTPEPGLNTATLEISSHTTDNAASYTSTAVIPTTSVPHKQRITIIQNAAVSAVKSQSSPTSPDRALSPLVTGPLSRMVSPNSSHPGTPDHNSSPVQIVTVSTCSPEPTEIIGQAVFRMSPERQNSWQLQRSTSAQASPSVITTTEDNKIHIHLGTPYVPALNGTAHGIPKPGGSYYSLRQEQRTQVLTNGCHIKSAGKITSSITITPATSPITHPSNITIPLDSQPKPGLTRIPKPKGLNNNRGTNRTLNTKPSHGNNSPSTLTWKSNSFRMANRPKAKTVPG, encoded by the exons ATGACTTTGAATTGGAACCGTAGCAAAATGGCTGACCAGAATCACATTGGTATCAAATGTGATAACTCTATCCAGCATTTGAACAACGCCCCGAGGGGATGCGGTGGAAGAGACACCAAAGAGTCGAGCAAGGGCCGAAAGTTGGGGAAAGAGCTACATCGAGAGGACTTGCTTTGCCTTCTGAGCATGTTGGAAGGAGAGCTACAG GCCCGAGATGAGGTGATCACTGTGCTGAAGGCTCAGATGACAGATGCAGCTCTACTGGAAGCCCACTATGCGTTCAGAGGCCCAGAGAAAGTGATCCGGGCCCTGCGGAGGGACTCGCTTCAGGCCCAGAAAGACCAACTGCAGGACGTCTATGAAAAACCTATGGCTGAG CTAGATCATCTGGAGGAGGCCCATAGGCGAACTTCGAGGCGGATGTTGCGCCAACTAGTGGAAGTGGAGCGGTCGCACAGCGGCGCCCTCAGCaggctggaggagcaggaggagatgcACCGGTCCTTCATACAGAAAAGTGACGACCTCACGACTCTGTTGGAGCAGGATCGTGAGAG GCTCAAGTTACTGATTGTGAAGGAAAAAGAGTAtcgggagaggaaggaggaggacgacgaaaGAGAGGTCTTGGTTCTGAAAGACGAGCTGACCGCGCTCAAGCAGTTCGCTCTGCTGGTGGTCAAGGAGCAGCAGAGCctgagggaggagctggaggcggagggCCGGCGTGTTAGGGAGCTGACCGACATCACCGACCACGCCAGGCGGGAGCTCAGCGCCACTCACTCGAGAGCGCGAGAGGAAGAGCTCAGGGCCCTGCAACTGGAGGCCGAGCTACGGGACCAGGCGTCCGTTTACAGCCAAACACAGGAAGCCATGACTGCCAAACTGGCAGACAAGGACGCTCAAAAACAGCAACTGCGACAGCGCCTGGCCAACCTCAGCCGCCAGTTGGATGAGCTGGGGGGGACGAGGGCCGCGttgaggagggcggaggaggagctggtggaacTCAGGGAAAGGGTGAGGTGGGCGGAGGACGGGgatgagggaggagcagggacggCGAGTCTGCTGTCAGAGGTGGACGGCCTGAGGAGGAGAGTGTTGGAGATGGAGGGGAAGGACGAGGAATTGAACCGCATGGGGGACCAGTGCAGGGATCTCGACCGCAGACTGGGCAGGGAGATGAGTCAGAGTCGCAGCCTGAAGGCCGAGGTGGACAAGCTCAACGGCAGAATCAGTCAACTGGATAAACTAGAGGAGGCGTTGGTCAAGAGCAGGCAGGAGTGCAGCACGTTAAGAGGAAGCCAGGACAGGGAGAAGAGTCTTAGCAAACAGTTGTGTAGCGAACTGGACACACTGAGGATCCGGGTTAGAGAGCTGGAGGTGGCAGAAAGGCAGCTAGAAAATAGTGAGGTGGCGGTGAAACAGGACCTTTCCAAGCTCAGGGCCCTCACTGTGGTTCTGGTAGAAGATAGGAAGTCCATGTCAGAGAGGCTCCGACAGGCTTCAGAAAAACTTGGTATGGAGAAAGACCAACAAAATGAGCAGAACTCATTGATAACAATGACAGAAAAGCTGAAAGAGGAGATGCAACAGGCCCTGAGGACTAAGGCAGATTTAGAGGCCAAGATAAGAGATATAGTAAAGGGAAAAGATGAGCTCCAAACCAGACTACACACAGAGGAGGGAAAAAATAGGGAACTGCAGAGCAAAGTCAATACTATGAGAAGGAGGATGCAGGTCGTGGAGGACAAAAGTGAAAAAGTGACAAAGGAAAATGGAATGGACATCAACGAGCCTCTGACACACAATTCTAACCACTTCGACCAAACAGACAACAACAAAACGGCAGAGATGAGCCAGGAGGTGGAGAGGCTCAGAAGGAAGCTGCTTGAAAAGGAAGTGGTGGAAAGTGAGTTGATGAAAGCCGAGGAGGACTTTGAATCCCTGGAGCTGCGGttcaggaaggagcaggagaggtCCAAGGCTTTGACACAGGAGCTTGGCGAGGCCAAGAGGGAGCTCTCCAGGTTCCAGCTAGCAGAGAAGCAAGAGGTGAACCAGGAACACGCCCTCCTGCGTCGCCTACAGCAAGAGCAGGTGAGATCAAGGCTCTTGGGCCGGGAGGTGGACTCTCTGAAGGACAAACTCCAAAAGTTGTTGGGAACAGACGAGTCCATCTCCAAGGTTCAAATGGACCATTCCACCCTGCAGAGGAAACTGTCCCTCCAAGAGGCCAAGAACAGAGAGCTggccagagagatggaggagctgaCCAATGAGCTGGAGAGATACAGACATTTCAGTAAGAGTCTGAGACCCGGAGTGAACGGACGCCGGTTTTCGGACCTTCACCAGTCCACCAAGGAAGTACAGACagagcagccagccagccagccaccgGACTACAGACATCCTGTTCCTTTTGCTCACGATGAAAAAGTGATCGAGCAAAGCGATGACGAAGATCTAAACCCAAACGAGGATGAAATCCTCGACATAAGCGGTTCACTGCAATACAATAACACAAAAAGCTTATACCCCACAAATTACAATGTCAGAAGATACAGCAGCAACTCAGCCAGTGACACAGAAGAATTTGTGTATGGCAACCCTGTGAAGGATATGGTCGTCACTCAGACTCCCGGGCAGCCAGTGCACATCAAAGTAACACCAGAACCTGGACTCAACACCGCCACGCTGGAAATCAGCAGCCACACAACAGACAATGCAGCATCCTACACCAGCACAGCTGTAATCCCCACTACCAGTGTACCGCACAAACAACGAATCACCATCATCCAGAATGCAGCTGTGTCGGCGGTGAAGAGCCAGAGCTCCCCAACCAGCCCGGACAGAGCCCTCTCCCCACTCGTCACCGGGCCTCTGTCTCGAATGGTGAGCCCGAATTCATCACACCCGGGAACCCCTGATCACAACAGCTCCCCCGTCCAGATCGTCACCGTCAGCACGTGTTCACCAGAGCCCACTGAGATCATTGGTCAGGCTGTGTTCCGTATGAGTCCAGAGAGGCAGAACAGCTGGCAGCTGCAGAGGTCCACCAGCGCCCAGGCCAGTCCTAGTGTCATCACCACCACGGAGGACAACAAGATCCACATCCACCTGGGTACTCCGTATGTCCCCGCTCTGAACGGCACAGCCCACGGCATCCCGAAGCCTGGGGGGTCGTACTACTCGCTCAGACAAGAGCAAAGGACTCAAGTGTTGACCAATGGCTGCCACATTAAAAGTGCAGGCAAAATTACTAGTAGCATCACTATAACCCCTGCTACATCCCCAATCACACACCCCTCAAATATTACA ATTCCACTGGACTCGCAGCCGAAACCTGGCTTGACAAGAATACCCAAACCAAAAGGACTCAACAATAACAGAGGAACAAACAGAACTTTGAACACTAAACCGAGTCATGGAAATAATTCACCCTCCACACTAACATGGAAAAGCAACAGCTTCAGAATGGCCAACAGGCCTAAAGCTAAAACTGTACCTGGCTAG